From one Lineus longissimus chromosome 3, tnLinLong1.2, whole genome shotgun sequence genomic stretch:
- the LOC135485146 gene encoding uncharacterized protein LOC135485146 produces MCAPTPRSHHFGGRLGPLEGPPDPSDWEAMESSTTMAAREPVDLRAETERAYIKYIGKWGPNFSRTLDITDYKGWKNTSEAVDSVLHFNKGAMVLDLQSGPGRLGEKLKEYGFTNIDAIEGNPRMLEVAAKRGVYQNLIQCVVGLEEISIAENTYDCVMTCGSFHEHNLDHTIIPDIVKWIKPGGFMVLNISTEAYKSEYLKQLGPTLSALNASGKIRFVVLDKRSNYGCVDSVIVTFRVM; encoded by the exons ATGTGTGCCCCAACTCCACGGTCTCATCATTTCGGAGGACGGCTCGGCCCGTTGGAAGGACCACCCGATCCAAGCGACTGGGAAGCAATGGAGAGTAGTACTACGATGGCAGCACGGGAACCAGTGGACCTCAGAGCAGAGACAGAGCGAGCTTATATAAAGTACATCGGGAAATGGGGACCCAATTTTTCCAGG ACTCTTGACATCACTGATTACAAAGGCTGGAAGAACACATCGGAGGCAGTGGACAGCGTCCTTCATTTCAATAAAGGAGCCATGGTGTTAGATCTGCAATCTGGGCCAGGACGTCTCGGGGAAAAG CTGAAGGAGTATGGCTTTACCAACATCGATGCCATCGAGGGGAACCCAAGGATGTTAGAGGTTGCGGCCAAGAGAGGAGTTTATCAGAACTTGATCCAGTGTGTGGTCGGCTTGGAGGAGATCAGCATTGCTGAGA ATACATATGACTGCGTCATGACCTGCGGATCATTTCATGAGCACAATCTTGACCACACAATCATACCGGACATCGTCAAGTGGATCAAACCAG GTGGCTTCATGGTCCTGAACATCTCCACGGAGGCTTACAAGTCAGAATACCTGAAGCAACTGGGGCCTACCCTGTCTGCACTCAACGCCAGTGGAAAGATACGCTTCGTCGTCCTTGACAAACGTTCAAACTACGGATGTGTTGATAGTGTTATAGTTACATTTAGAGTCATGTGA